GGTTTGGTGGAATATATATGAAGCTTGTAGAATGTAACAGCCTTTAGatactctgttttcttcttgACTATTAACTTGTGCTTACCCTTCTCTCTTGTCTACAGGCAAGAAGACCTTAGGAGGCCATTTGAGCAGTTTGGTCCTGTCAAAGACATCTACCTTCCAAGGGATTATTATACCGGGTGAGCATGATCAGTAGTTAGGGCATTAAAATGTTTAAACACCCAATTcatattttacttttacttcAACTAGATcgtgtcttctttttttttaaatcgttttCCTTTACTTCCTAAACCACCTTTTGTGAATTCTGTTTGTCTTCAATGCTTTTATTGTCTATTCCTACATCTTCACATCAGCAGCTCATGATTTCTTTGATTTATGAGAATTTTCTTAACTGTCTTGATGTATGAATCTCCTTGTTACATGATTCATACATGTTCAGCCTTGGTAAGTTATAGTACCCCTGAAGTCCACGTCTGTTAAGTCATTGTAGGGAAAGAATATGTTCGATCACTCTTAAAGTGTGTTTATTGAAGTTGTTGAGGTTTAGCAGTGAATCTAAAGAATTGAAGAGACCAATGAAGTATTTAGAGTTTCTTTGGAAGATGTTATGGTAGTGAAGGTTTTGAAGGAAGTTGAGTTTGAGTTCAAATTTCAAGATGTATCAAGTCTTGGAGAAGTCCCATCTTTATACTGAAATGTTCAAGTTATGGAGGCAAGTTCTTGCTTTTTCATGTTTATCATGATGATGGCTTCTATTGCAGGAGATTGTAAAATGTTCAAAAGGTTTCTTGTCATAGCAGTACACCTTCCTTGGTCACTGTCTTTTTGGTTCATAGTCTCAGattgtttttgctttttttgGGGTTTGTTGCAGAGATCCAAGGGGATTTGGTTTCATCCAATATGTGGATCCTGCTGATGCTGCTGAGGCAAAACATCACATGGAAGGCTATCTTCTTCTTGGTCGTGAGCTGACTGTCGTATTTGCAGAAGAGAATAGGAAGAAGCCAACTGAGATGAGAACAAGGGATCGAGGTGGCAGGTGAGTTCAGTTTCCTCctcttttttaaaacatttctGTAATGTGTATACATCTCAAGCTTGTAACACTTTTTGATGCATGTAGGAGCAACAGATTCAATGACAGAAGACGCTCTCCTCCTCGCTACTCTCGTTCTCCACCCCCTCGACGTGGTGGTAGAACACGATCACGTAGCCGTGACTTTAACTCTCCTCCCCCTAAAAGACATCAATCTAGGTACGCCTGGCTGAGAACGTCATTACAGTTCTCTGATGGATTAAAGACAATTCTCTTAGATCCaactccttttttttgtttttacaggTCTGTCTCACCACAGGAGAGACGATACGAGAAGGAGAGGTCATACTCTCGTTCACCACCACGTAATGGCTCAAGGGCTCGCAGTGGAAGTCGTGAGAAGGTGAAGAAAAGCTACAGCAGGAGCCGGAGCCCAAGAAGAAGCGTGAGCCCCAGAAGAAACAGGAGCTACACTCCTGAACAAGCCAGGAGCCCTGTCCCCAGGCAGAGCAGGAGCCCAAGTCCTCGTGGGGAACGAAATGGAGACCGTTCTCCAAGCCAGTgattctctctcttctcatcTGTTATGCAGCAGTCTTGTTTGTTAGCTATGGCTTTATCAGATATTTGTTTGCAAACTAGGTTGAAACCTCTTGCTTTATTTCTTTGTTTACACAAGTTTTAATACGCTTCTCTTGATGCTTTTGCTTTATGTTTGATCCTTGGATGATGTTAGGACATGACAATGATGTTGCGTATGCGTTTTTGTCGTCTTATCTCTTTTGATCTCATCAACTGGCACCCCACTGGTTTTATGTAGGCCTTCTTGCACTTCCCATGAGAGGAGGTGTGTCAAGAAAATGGACATACTTAAGATCTTTTGATACGAGGAAAGGTTTCAACAGGTGATAGATTATTGTAGGGACACCATAGTTATTATCATCACTTCCACCACAATGTTGAATGAACAACAGTAGTGTGAGCTATAGGTAGGACCTATCCTCATCAATAACTTTCAAGTTTATACAATTTAGTGTAATAACTTCTTTATCCATAACCAAAGACCATATATGGTCTGAACTTAGCTGATAAATTGTTTCtttgaagaggaaaaaaaaacgaaatcgTTTTTACTtgtaaacaagaaaaaagaaaggtGATAAGTAGAACAACACGTGTGTTGGCGATAGCTTTCAAGAGAGAAAAAAGGTTCACATATGAGATAACTAAACTGATGAAGACTATTTGTTGGCAGAGTTGCTAcctaacaaaattttataacatttatgatttgatttatctCTAAATAATAAGATCAAACTTTCCGTTGAAACACACAACGGATGGCCAGAGCTACCGGTCAATTCTTGCATTTCTTTTAACCTAATTAAGCTTTGCATATTTATTACAAATCCTCAAGACATATCCATCAATATATCATATCgttttgaaaggaaaaaaaaaatatccttaACAAGATAAGACATTGAACAATAAGGTTCAAGAAGAGTAGCATGAGTCTCCGCGACTATTATCTTCATATCGGTACGCAATCCTCATCCATTTTTGTTCGTATTTTATTTTGACTATTGACATAATTGCATGTACTAGATATGTGTCTATATATGCAGATGAATGTGTATGGTTCCATGAATGTCATGTATTCCATGCATATACAGATATACCCGGTGTATTTGTTGGTTATAATGTTCTCCTTAGTTGAAATCTTGTTCTTGAGTTTTCTAGTCACGACTTCACAACGGTTTTTCGTTAAACATATATCTAGCAATAAATCAAAAGATCTTAAAAGTACAgcttaaaaaataagaaattattCAATAAGATATCATTGTTTCTTGGTCTAAGTTGTTTGGTTGTGCCAGAGGATTTCAGTTATACAGTTGTTTAATTTTGCTGCTCTGATGTGGACCGAAGGGTCAAAGAGAAAGTCACTCGTAGGCGAAGTCGTTAAGGTCAACTTATGTAAACGTCAATTAATCCAAAGGCTTGTAACGATCGGATCTGGTGGTATTATACTAAGCTTGGTATATATTCTAATCTTGTAGCTTCGTCAATTAATCTAAAGGCCCAATACGGATTATGTGGGCCTATTTTTGCTCACGTTAGTCTCCTGGCGTTTTGGTGAAGCCGTAAATGAGGCAACGTGTAAAGGCTCAGTGTGAAACGGGCATGGTGT
The Raphanus sativus cultivar WK10039 unplaced genomic scaffold, ASM80110v3 Scaffold0385, whole genome shotgun sequence genome window above contains:
- the LOC108806084 gene encoding serine/arginine-rich SC35-like splicing factor SCL30A isoform X2, translating into MRGRSYTPSPPRGYGRRGRSPSPRGGSRYGGGGRDRDLPTSLLVRNLRHDCRQEDLRRPFEQFGPVKDIYLPRDYYTGDPRGFGFIQYVDPADAAEAKHHMEGYLLLGRELTVVFAEENRKKPTEMRTRDRGGRFNDRRRSPPRYSRSPPPRRGGRTRSRSRDFNSPPPKRHQSRSVSPQERRYEKERSYSRSPPRNGSRARSGSREKVKKSYSRSRSPRRSVSPRRNRSYTPEQARSPVPRQSRSPSPRGERNGDRSPSQ
- the LOC108806084 gene encoding serine/arginine-rich SC35-like splicing factor SCL30A isoform X1 — encoded protein: MRGRSYTPSPPRGYGRRGRSPSPRGGSRYGGGGRDRDLPTSLLVRNLRHDCRQEDLRRPFEQFGPVKDIYLPRDYYTGDPRGFGFIQYVDPADAAEAKHHMEGYLLLGRELTVVFAEENRKKPTEMRTRDRGGRSNRFNDRRRSPPRYSRSPPPRRGGRTRSRSRDFNSPPPKRHQSRSVSPQERRYEKERSYSRSPPRNGSRARSGSREKVKKSYSRSRSPRRSVSPRRNRSYTPEQARSPVPRQSRSPSPRGERNGDRSPSQ